In Solanum lycopersicum chromosome 3, SLM_r2.1, the genomic stretch GAGTCCGGGCTCTTTTGCTGCTGCAAGGCGGGCACTTGTATTGCTTCATATACTCAGCTGTGGCAGCGGTGATCTTAACACACTGGCCGTGGAACCATGTTTCACAATGATCGCAACATATCCAAAATTCATCCTTCGCATACTTCCCCTCACATATGCCGCACAGTGTCTCACCTTCCTCCTCTTCAACATCCATCTCAATACCCCATTCATCCTCATCTTCTTCTCCTGcttcgtcgtcgtcatcatcatcatcatcatcttcttcatatttttgcTGCATCTTCGTAAACATATCCTGAGGCTCCGCTGCCCTCTGTTTTATCAAGTGGAAAAGAAAACATCGATAGCTCAAAAAGAATGTGGTAGAAGGGTTTAAGCTAGTTTAAGACAAGCTATTCATGCAACAACTAGTCTAGATACCAGAAAATCAGAACTTTAAAGCATAATTTGAATCAAAATCTGCCAAAAATGACCATAAGATTGATATCTGGATGCTTGCAAACACATCATTTAAGTCTTACCAACTCGCAAAAAGGTATCACAGAGCTGACATGCAAATAAAGCATACTCTGGGAACATAATTATTTACCTTAGTGGCGTTTGGCTTGGATTTGTTTTTACTTTGATTAGCGACTgtaggtttttctttttgttgcgTCTTTGGAACACCAATCACTACTTCATGTATTGAAGGTAAATCATTTATCATGTCAAAGAGCTTCTTCCTGGAAAACAGAAGGCAACTAATGAGCAACAACATAGTAAACGTCATGAAGTGTTAAAGCAAAATGACTTGTCTCACAATTGAGGCACAGTCTATACATTTTCTAGCAAAAGACTATCACTGGTAGCTTAATAGAAATCTGAATGTACTAATCCTCTATGCACAAAGTTCAATACGAAAAAATCTAGAACAAGGGCTTCTCATTAGAATCACCATTATGAACGATTTCACAAATAACAAACACGAAAGTGCAGAGATGAATTTAAGTTGAACCATACATTCAATGTTGCTGTTGGTTGGTCGACTCAGATATCAGCTTGACAAGCATGAGTTACGTTCATCATACAATGTCAAGAAACCAGAGCCCAGAGGTCAATGATCAACGTTAATTTGAGAGCAAGCCCTACTAAATAAACCACGTTAATGTTCTTTTTACTAAACCAAACTAGTTGAATCTTATTAACCTGTTAACAGCCACTCCTTGCGATTCTATCAGCTCATTTTAACAAGTGCAAGCTAATATTCAAGGTAATACTGAACGAGCTATTTGCATTTTTTTCACACCTCTTTTTTTATGCATATTTTGCAGTTTGCATCCTGTCCTTCCTTTCACTTTTGCTACCGAACTTCTTATCTTCTtacaaaatgactaaaatagGTTTCCATTCAAACATGAACATTCTATAGGGAGTAAAATGGATATATTACTTACAAAGCTAATTAACGACTTCTATATCCTGAACATCCTCCATTGTTTCTGCTTAAGTACTAGAGGTGCTATTAGGAATTTCGGCAAAGAAATTCATTTCATAGGGTAAtagttcaattttaaaaaagtaaaatattcagATTTGGaccaaaaaaatacttaaatgatTTTTCCCAGAAAGTAAAATGTGCACCAAAGGTGCAAAATGCAATGAATTGAAATTAATCAAGCTTACTGCTTTTAGCTTTTCTTGCTAGTAATAGGCACGGCTGTACGGGCAGTGTTAGCTCGATACTAGAAGTACTATTATATTACCAACCTAAAACACATTAATCAGATGCATTACTTCTGCTTTTAACAGAGAGCATTGAGAAAAAACTTTAATGCATTGAGAAGCAGAATCAACACAAAAAAACATCAAATGAGGTACTGGAGCAGGCGGAATCGCTAAACGTATATTGTCAATCATCAGGACATGCTCACAAAGATGCTTTTACGAGCATGGAGATGTTTTGGCTGCATAAAAGAAATTCAAGTGAGAAGAAGTACCTGTCGGCTTTACCAAATCCACATCTAGCACCAGCGTAGAAGGCAATAGCAAGCAACCAAGAATCACTGTGATAAGCAACAAAAGAAAGCCACTCCTTTTGTTCCATTCCCTCTCTAGCAAAGTTGATACCAAGAACAGGCTCTGGAAGGCCTGGTGGTGAATCTTCAGCAGGCAGATTGACCTCCCATCGCTCATTTGGGAGTCCATACAAGCTTAAGTTCTCCTTTTCTacataaaaaaggtaaaaaaaaacaGTTGATATGTTTGACCACGAACAAGAAGAAATAGAAGTACTGTGTTATAAGCAATTTGAGATAAGACAGATTAAACATATTGACTGTAATAAACTTGGAGGAAGACAGGGAGGTGTGGTGAGGAGGGAGCTTATAATAGATGTTGCTCGGATTCTCCAAAATTCTGCCACACCCGTGTGAGATCCTCCTTTGAAACGCACTGAccaacatttttgaagagtccgagcaacatagagtattcaatataaaaagaagGCCCAGCAATCATGACATTACTCTGATACCCTAAATATCACTTCCAAAAACATGACGTACAAAGTTTTCATTCGATATCTACCATTAATTACAGCTGTAAGGCTTAGTATCCTATGTATACTTATTTTTCACCGCTGAAACAAGGAAGGAGTTATCAAATCAAAAGCAAGGACTTAGAATTAGAATTGTTACTTTTAAGCTAAGCACGAACTTGATTCTAATTCTGCTTCTAGGAGGGGTAAAGATTTCCCTATGATGCCTGTGGATATGAGAACAATCATATCCAGATCTACCTTATCATAACgattttttataagaaattttaTGTTCTGGTTAACAATGActaaaatgttttgaatttcatctttccatatataaaaatttagatacAGGAACAAAAGATCACTGATATGGAATAATGTTAAAAGCAATGTAATGATTATTGGAGAGTAGAATTGATGTTCTTACTCTATCATCCAATATTCAGGGGTGGCTCTACTCTAGAAATAGTGTGCACATGAACCCAGTGGTGGAGGCAGGATTTTCATTGAGGGgttcaaaaaaataagtaaatacgCTAATATTACCCACATATAAACGGGTCGGATCAGATATAAATGGATCAGGTCGGATATAATTAAGTAGATAAAATTCAATTCTACGTCAACAAGAACAGTAAAACATAGGAAGTAGCAGCAGCAAGCtaaaatgtgataaaaaaaaCGATGCTACCCGGACTCGGTCAACAAGAACAGTAAAACATAGGAAGTAGCGGCATAAAATGTGATAGAACACAGGAAGTAGCAGCAGCAAGCtaaaatgtgataaaaaaaGAACGATGCTACCCGGACTCGAACTCTCGTATCCGAGAAGATTTGACCGAATCTTGAACGCAGTTTACCACTGAAACAAGCCTTTTAGCTTATGTTGAGGTAGTTCACTATTAAATTATACTCATAAGTGAATAAATCGATGTTCTATATACAGTGTAGTTTTCCGACGAAGGAGGTTCGATAAGTACCATGTAGCTCCTCCCCTGCATGAACCCATATCTCTTCGCCAAACAAATTTTCTAGAATTATCTGTTGCTATCCATGCTCCAAAAGCATTGAATGAACACTTGGTTGAACGTTGAGCTATTTATCTATAATGACGAGGAACAGTTccaacttaatatatattttgtttcccTTTGTTTAGCAGTGTATATAGGTTCTCGAAATCCTAGATCCGCCTCTCCCAATATTACTCCAAAatctttcaacttcaaataactACAAAAAAAGACATACACCAAGAGTCCAAAGGCGGATGGAGTTTACATACTATGATCATTGGAGGGTGGAATTTATGTTCTTATTCGTTGATTCAATTTTGTCCAAAATCTTTCAATGTCTATCTAAAGAAAAAAGACATATATCCGAAAATACATAAACCCAAAGGCGGATGGAGTTTTCATACCACAATCATTGGAGGAGAGTcaaatttttcttataaaatggATAATCCAAAATTTATATACTATGCATATACAACTGTATCCAGTTTTTAAGGAACCCTTAATTTTAAAAGCACTTAATTTAACCTTAAAAGTTGAACTCATCGAGTTTAAATACCGAATTTAACAATATGCATATAACATAGTACAAATTATTACAGAAACAGAAAATTTTCAACCCTATTCCACTCATAACCCAAAACAGAGACCAtaacttaaaaagaaatatcCTTACCAGGATCACACTGCTTATAAAATTCATCCACATctgaatacaaaaaaaaaaacaaaatcgattaaataaagcaaaattaaaaatgataacaaaaaaaaaaagaagaagaagaaacctGTTGTGAGAGCTTTAATTAGACCAGTATATCTGCCCTTGACATTCTTGAAGACATCAATGGGTTTTGCCTTCTTCTGTCCTTTAGCTCCAAATtccatcttttttaaaaaaaataattaaacaccaCTTCTGCGGTTACAAGCAGCGTCGTCAAAAATCATatgagagaagaagaagaaagtttgAGAGAATTTGATAATACGCTTACCAATTCTGATACTGCTatatttgtactaatttttctattttctcccAATATATATCAACgggaactttttttttttaatgcataTATAAGTCAACATAATTAATaatctatttttcaaaaaagaaggTATTTATAGTAAAACATTTGACtacaaagaataaaattttcaatcatttttctaATAGTGAATTTTTTCGAAAATTGTCAATCTAATCATTTTTCTAATAGTgaattttttcgaaaattctCAATCTAATTAACTAAAATTATATCCTAATAGAATTGAGAAAACAAGAACACTAACTAATGTTCGGCGCATatatgactttattattgtattaCTTTATTTACATTCTAATCGCTTTAGAGCAATagattatattaaatatgatcaatttatgatgttattaaaTTTTGGACTAGTTGAATCTTTTGTTATGTATTATTGTTAATTCTGATTCTATGAACATATAGTGTTAGGTTAACTTGGATAAACATGCCATTCAAAGTCGCTGATTCTATGAACAAGGTATTGTGACCTAGTGATTTAAGATGGCTCGAAAGAGCTAAGCTTTTATGAATTTGTGagatcaaaaaaaattcttttatgttacgtagtttaatttttaaaatttctaatacACTCATTCAGCCAAAGAAAAAATGTATTCGCGTATAATTTCTGGATACCCTTAGTGAAATTTCTGGCTACGCGGCCTACGCCACTGCTTCACCCAAGGACTTTTCgatacaaattcaaattcactCAAACTCTAATGTAGATACCGAACGCCAGAACGAGCAACCCCCAAATAGAAAATGATGAGAAACCCCAGAATAGACTAAAAGTTACTCTTTGGATTGAGGTAGTCAAAGCATTAAGCATTAAATAGAAAACAAGCATGCCAGGTAATTCACTAACTATAAAGTTCCCAAAATAATGTACTAGCATACTAATATAGCCAAGGATGACTTCCCACATTTTAATAGCAACACTTGCATCAAAAAGATGATAAACATGGATAGCTCATGTtatctttcttctctttgtcCAGCTGTGAGACCCCTACGTTATGTGCGGAGAAGGCGGAGTAGTTAAATAGCTGGTGATGGTAAATAGCATCACCTTTCGAGCCACTAGTGATTGCGGAGTAGAACGGCGTGGAGTGGCTTCCAGATTGATCAACATCGCGCTCCAACATTTTTGTGTTGAGTTGCAGCTCATCAGGTATCTGATTGTCTTGACCATTGATCAAATCGGGGGATTTGGACTCTCCAGGCTTCTTCATGTTGACAAAGCGTCCACCAGGTCCCCTAGCCCTATTCAATGCATGCCGGTGCCGGGACTCATGGAGATATGGCTGAAATTTGTggtcaaataaaaataagatgacTGAAGTAACACTTAATAGTGTGAGAACTTTTAGGGAAAACCATGCAAGCTTGGCCCAACGCAGATAATATTACACCACGTTAAGGGTAATCATCCACTGAAAGCACATTAACACATGTATACTCGTACGAGTGAGTGACTCAATACTAAGCAACAAGAAGGGTGAAGCTGAACCATCATCAAACACTTACCTTCCGTCCTTTAGAGAGTTTGTTTTGAGCTTCCAGCCTAGCACGGTATTGTCTACGCCTGAGGATAGCCTGATATTGTTTAGCATTGACAAATATAGGCTCATCTTGCTTAAGGTCAAGTGGAAGTGGCACCCGAGGAGCAACCGTGCCTAACATTTGGGATTGAACCTGAAGAAAACTAAAAGGTAAGGATCCCACGGGGTGCATCGGCAGATCACACTGGCTTAAACAAATACAAGCGTAACAAAAGACTTGATTAATCATGGGCAGCTTGACATGAAAGATAACTATAGGTATCTATATAAGAGAGAAACTAAGGAATGGGGACCACATACTTATACCACTAATTGGAGATGCCTTTGATATTTTAATGTAGCTAATGCAAATATATAATCGAACAAGTCTGTACAAAGGATCTCATGTTTggtattataatatttaaattcacATGAACATATGAGTGGACTTCCCTTCTTCAAAGAATAAGTTGGCCAAAAAAAGCAAGGAATCATCAAAGTAAAGCAGATGCAAAGTGATTAGGATAATCCAAAGAACTCTAAAATGGCATAGACCTTTTCTAGAATTTACTGATGATCCTTGACAGAAATGCAAAGCCAACACAAGTTGAGCGCATCTCTAATTCCTTTGAAGAATAAGTTTAAAAGTGCTGATACCAGATTGAGTCAGTCCAAACCCTGATCAGTGGTTTTAGATGGTTTTCATTCATTCTAAAAGTAcatatcaaatattataaattggtTGGAGGGGTAGTGGACGAGGGGGTGTTGCAGGTGGATCATGACCTAGATATCATACAGAGAACCATATAACACCatccttccccccccccccccccccccacctacCCAAAAAAAGTTCTGTTTCCTAcggaacaaaaaaaaaaagaggagaagaagAGTTGAGAACAAGTTCTCACTTTTGAGTGATTATTTAGAGCACACTGGTTATTCACTAGTTAGGTGGTTTTTCAAATACAAGTACCTCTCAAAACTATAGTATAACTTGCTCCATATCCAATGGATTGAATGATTTACTCACCCTAAGATAGTCAAGATCACTGGAGACAAGAAAATGTCCACAACAGGTTTCATATGTTTGTTGCATATGTTAATTAAGATTCAGGGTCAACAAAAAAGGGTGTtgtggtgtgtgtgtgtgtgggagggggggggggggggtcaatGTAAAAATCAGCCAGACAGATATAAAAGGGAGGTTTTTCTTAGATGACATAACCAAAGTCATTAATTGAAATACTAGTGAAAATATTGATGACATAATGGCTCTTTTAGAGCCGCTGTGCTAGAATTATTCAAAAGAATCGCTGATCATCATAAAGAAGAGAATGTGATAAAACAATCAAATGGAAAAAATGTTCAATTCTCTCTCTGAGTGTCTTACAAAACCAAATAAGCAGTGCACATCATcagtacaaaaataattgagCTTTAATTGTACTCACCAAGGTTGGATTTCCATAGGCAGCAACTAGATCGTGATAGTAAGGATCCGGGTGAGGAAAAGGAACAACAGCCTAATAAAGATCAATAAGTACATAAATAATTTACTAGAGATTGCATatccccacttgtgggattacacccAGAATGTTGTTATTTTGTTGTAGATTGCGTATAAAAAGAGTAGGGAAAAACTAACTTAATGAACTCACAAAATTTGTCTGATACGTATCGAAAGTCCAACCATGCTCCTGACTTGACACACTTTGGGAATCATCGGACTTCCCACTACTTCTAACACTGCCTGGAGTGGTCCAAGCAGATATCCACACGATCAGAGTAAGAAAATGCAGAAGTCAGAAAAGAAATAAGTGAAAGTTGAGGGAAAAGGAGAGTTGTGgctatttaaaataacttaactCACTAACAGCTAGTAAGCCAAATAGGAAATACAACCTCATCAACCTTATATATCATGTGGGTCAGGAAATAGCTAGATGATTTAGATAATAAGAATGTCTGCCCTTCGAAAGGAATGAGAAATGAAGGGCAGCATGACACAACATTTAGTATGTGTATATCTTTCGATGCTTAAGTGGGGGTGTAAAGGCATTACGCCCCAAAGCAATAAAGCTAGAAAGAGATAACTTTCTCCAGTCTGTTCAATCATCACTGTCTAGCAAAGAATTAAAACCTACTTTCTGGAAATGAGCTCTCTATTCTAACTCAATAAACAAGCGAACCAATCTGCAGTACAGGCCTTGTACCGACATTTCAAGTTCATTTCTGTGGTGCCTCCTTAGCAGGCTAACAAGAACCTACAATCCACCACATTTAAAAGGTTGTAACCGATCACATTTGGAGGAACAACATGGAAGTACTTAAATTGATAAACCTACTAGACAATCAATTTGCAAATTTCTCTTCAACACTCCTATCAATTAGCTTCTCCTAATTGATGTATGGTAAAAGTTATAAACAAGCTAATCATGAACACGATTACTTTGTTTCAAAACTTCTCTGACATAACTTAAAGTGTTGTATATATAAAACTAGATGCAGAACAATAGTGAATATCCTCACCTGCTCGCAAAGAAATATTGTTTTTACCATGGATTTTTGTTTCTCGTTCATTAGGAGCTTCAGGACATGATTGACTCGTTGATTGAGTAGACGAGGAATCCTGATCTTGAAAATGGTGATTCAGTTCCTTGGTATTCTGAGGACCAGGAAATGTAGACATTTGTTGCATCTGTAAATCTACAAAGGTCAGTGATGAGCATTAACACTAATAAATGGGGTTGAGATACTACTAAGCTCAAGATCCTTTCCGAAGAGATCCTGCATTTTCTGACCATTGAATGTCCTTGTTCGAGAAGTGAAACATCCAGGAGTTTCTACAGCTtatacatgatgatatgacatGCAATTAACAGCTCAAAAATGAGATATTCCAACTTTTATTCCAGTCCAGCACACTTCTTATAGTTTGCCCTTTAAGACTTCAAATGACACTGACACATTGGATCTTCTTACTTTCACCTCATCTACCCCGGCTATAACTTGTAAAATCAGAAATACGACATACTTGAGACATTACTTCATAATCCTCAGACTTAGATATAATACACTTCTACACTGTGTAGCTAGGTAACTTTTAAAATCTATATATACTACATGTTGAATCAACTTGGCTTCTTTGTGTGTACTTCTTCCTATTCTGACTCGCCTTTAGTGAAAATTTGGGCTTCGCCATTGCTTATGAGACTCTAAGATGAAACATCTATGCTATCTTCAAATTATCTGTTTAGCCTCAAATTTTGGAAGTATGGTCTTCAAATATATCAAGTTCCAAACTCACTGTGTCAGACCAATTTTTGGGTTTCTGACACTTACATTCACAAAGCTTCAAAAAATTTCCAAGTAAAATGCATGTCCAAACACAACTTCAAATTGCAAGAATCAAATCAAAAGctcaaattttcaagtttctaCTTCAAAATCTATACCCAAAAAGGAGCCTAATTTTACTTGTTAAAAAATGGTAAAATCTCTCGACAATGAATAGAGATGCTAAAGAATCAGGCATAGAACCGACAAAACAAatgcacttttttttaaaaaactcaaaagaaatgaaaaatgcaaCAAACAGAGTAGTATACTAGTATATCCCTAAAGAATCAAAGAATCAACAAAAACAAAGtagtaaataattattaactaagaaaaaaaaaccctCTTTCGGGACAagttaaagattaaaaaaaactccATTTTTGCATGCAACAAATAGCTTAATAAACAAACCTTGTTGATTTAGTGAAACTTTATGGTTGAACCAAACTCAGAATTCAAGCACCTCTGAATCTTTGGTGGTAAAAGAAGTCCAAGTCCAGTCTCTCTGTATACAGAACACCACAATATTTGGCTGCGAAAAATGGATCCTCCCCTACTTTAGCAATAAAAAT encodes the following:
- the LOC101260216 gene encoding PHD finger protein ALFIN-LIKE 4, translated to MEFGAKGQKKAKPIDVFKNVKGRYTGLIKALTTDVDEFYKQCDPEKENLSLYGLPNERWEVNLPAEDSPPGLPEPVLGINFAREGMEQKEWLSFVAYHSDSWLLAIAFYAGARCGFGKADRKKLFDMINDLPSIHEVVIGVPKTQQKEKPTVANQSKNKSKPNATKRAAEPQDMFTKMQQKYEEDDDDDDDDDEAGEEDEDEWGIEMDVEEEEGETLCGICEGKYAKDEFWICCDHCETWFHGQCVKITAATAEYMKQYKCPPCSSKRARTHFTEY
- the LOC101259926 gene encoding nuclear transcription factor Y subunit A-3 isoform X1 — its product is MQQMSTFPGPQNTKELNHHFQDQDSSSTQSTSQSCPEAPNERETKIHGKNNISLRAGSVRSSGKSDDSQSVSSQEHGWTFDTYQTNFAVVPFPHPDPYYHDLVAAYGNPTLVQSQMLGTVAPRVPLPLDLKQDEPIFVNAKQYQAILRRRQYRARLEAQNKLSKGRKPYLHESRHRHALNRARGPGGRFVNMKKPGESKSPDLINGQDNQIPDELQLNTKMLERDVDQSGSHSTPFYSAITSGSKGDAIYHHQLFNYSAFSAHNVGVSQLDKEKKDNMSYPCLSSF
- the LOC101259926 gene encoding nuclear transcription factor Y subunit A-4 isoform X2, whose protein sequence is MQQMSTFPGPQNTKELNHHFQDQDSSSTQSTSQSCPEAPNERETKIHGSVRSSGKSDDSQSVSSQEHGWTFDTYQTNFAVVPFPHPDPYYHDLVAAYGNPTLVQSQMLGTVAPRVPLPLDLKQDEPIFVNAKQYQAILRRRQYRARLEAQNKLSKGRKPYLHESRHRHALNRARGPGGRFVNMKKPGESKSPDLINGQDNQIPDELQLNTKMLERDVDQSGSHSTPFYSAITSGSKGDAIYHHQLFNYSAFSAHNVGVSQLDKEKKDNMSYPCLSSF